The proteins below come from a single Paramormyrops kingsleyae isolate MSU_618 chromosome 25, PKINGS_0.4, whole genome shotgun sequence genomic window:
- the foxe1 gene encoding forkhead box protein E1, translated as MPVVKVEKDPSPDASEVSLSAIHASPEEPQRGRRRKRPLQRGKPPYSYIALISMAIANAPDRRLTLGGIYKFITERFPFYRDNSKKWQNSIRHNLTLNDCFIKIPREPGRPGKGNYWTLDPNAEDMFESGSFLRRRKRFKRCDFTTYSAYVPEPPAFASMQISRAAYGGPVYSNMTVSPPYSQQVAPSCYPSSPAAFGTGQSRMFSINTIIGHHGGLGSGGDLVQQPGRSFSPDLGSVGSSCSLSNVDFQTQSCGGAVLSRSASHMAFPYSVQNGHLSMQSAYPQGSSQIYGTTSRLGIPSSPSVTSDTMDPYGRMSPGQLSSLAPYNNTSTIPSASSYLRPPTYTGNMERFVSAV; from the coding sequence ATGCCGGTGGTTAAAGTGGAGAAAGACCCATCCCCGGATGCCTCGGAGGTCTCCCTGTCGGCCATCCACGCCTCCCCCGAGGAGCCCCAGCGAGGTCGTCGCCGGAAACGGCCGCTACAGCGGGGCAAGCCCCCCTACAGCTACATTGCCCTCATCTCCATGGCAATTGCCAATGCCCCGGACCGCAGGCTCACGCTTGGAGGCATCTACAAGTTCATCACAGAGCGCTTCCCCTTCTACCGCGACAACTCCAAGAAATGGCAGAACTCCATCCGCCATAACTTGACGCTTAACGACTGCTTCATTAAGATCCCGCGGGAGCCCGGACGGCCCGGCAAGGGCAACTACTGGACTCTGGACCCTAACGCCGAGGACATGTTCGAGAGCGGCAGTTTCCTGCGCCGGAGGAAACGCTTCAAGCGGTGCGACTTCACCACCTACTCGGCGTACGTCCCTGAGCCCCCAGCTTTTGCCTCCATGCAGATCTCCAGAGCGGCTTATGGTGGCCCCGTCTATTCGAACATGACTGTGAGTCCGCCATACAGCCAACAGGTGGCACCCTCGTGCTACCCCTCCTCCCCGGCAGCTTTTGGCACTGGCCAGTCTCGGATGTTCAGCATCAACACCATCATCGGGCACCATGGGGGCCTTGGTTCAGGAGGGGACCTTGTCCAGCAGCCCGGCCGAAGTTTCAGCCCCGACTTGGGCTCTGTGGGCAGCTCGTGCAGCCTGAGCAATGTGGATTTCCAGACACAGTCCTGCGGTGGGGCCGTGCTGTCGCGCTCCGCCAGTCACATGGCGTTCCCATACTCTGTCCAAAACGGACACCTGTCCATGCAAAGTGCATATCCGCAAGGCAGTAGCCAGATCTACGGCACCACCAGTCGCCTGGGAATTCCCAGTTCTCCCAGTGTCACCAGTGATACGATGGACCCCTATGGGAGGATGTCACCTGGTCAGCTGTCCTCTTTAGCACCATATAACAACACTAGCACCATACCCAGTGCCAGTAGTTACCTGAGACCCCCAACGTACACGGGTAACATGGAGAGGTTTGTGTCTGCAGTGTGA